One genomic region from Caldanaerovirga acetigignens encodes:
- a CDS encoding uracil-DNA glycosylase, with amino-acid sequence MENFANKIVSIFGGREIDLPQNIKILMDLKKEYGIEEIYYSELIKRIHRKDEQSLKLREFIKIKVCELLYECRECPLHLADCHTQKVPGEGEWNSPLMLIGEAPGFEEDRLGRPFVGRAGELLTVILNKLNIDRKKVYITNVVKCRPPKNRTPLASEVKACSKILELELEFISPKVIITLGSVPLNYFKPKSSIVQSRGQWIYERGFWIMPTFHPAYILRQGGETLKRVKWQVWHDFTRAIAKVKELNGDYKFN; translated from the coding sequence ATGGAAAACTTTGCAAATAAAATAGTTTCCATTTTCGGTGGCAGGGAAATTGATTTACCCCAAAATATTAAAATATTAATGGATTTAAAAAAAGAATACGGTATAGAGGAAATTTACTATAGCGAGCTGATAAAAAGGATACACAGAAAAGACGAACAGTCATTAAAACTAAGGGAGTTTATAAAAATCAAGGTGTGCGAACTGCTTTACGAATGCAGAGAATGTCCGCTTCACCTTGCCGATTGCCATACTCAAAAGGTGCCGGGTGAAGGTGAATGGAATTCCCCTTTGATGCTGATAGGAGAAGCTCCTGGTTTTGAAGAAGATAGATTGGGTAGACCTTTTGTAGGGAGGGCAGGTGAATTACTGACGGTAATTCTAAACAAGCTCAACATAGACCGCAAAAAAGTTTACATAACTAATGTAGTAAAATGTCGCCCTCCTAAAAATAGAACGCCTCTTGCCAGCGAAGTAAAAGCTTGCTCAAAAATTTTAGAACTAGAACTTGAATTTATTTCACCGAAGGTTATAATAACCCTTGGATCGGTACCTCTCAATTATTTCAAGCCTAAAAGCAGTATTGTACAAAGCAGGGGACAGTGGATTTATGAAAGAGGTTTTTGGATTATGCCAACCTTTCATCCCGCATACATTCTAAGACAGGGAGGAGAAACTCTAAAAAGGGTAAAGTGGCAAGTGTGGCACGATTTTACTAGGGCGATAGCAAAAGTAAAGGAATTAAATGGCGATTATAAATTCAATTAA